One genomic window of Desulfuromonas sp. AOP6 includes the following:
- a CDS encoding rhodanese-like domain-containing protein, which produces MNKIALAVMLLGTLAAVLTGTAHESDSSQKANTFKVRHIPLTQEFIQAGTPIIDIRTQQEWKETGIVPGSHLLTFFNEDGSHDELKFMNRLLKIADPETPFAILCRSGNRSEKVSRFLASKGFRSVIDIYEGIKGGISRGVALEPYTDTPKPKEVKP; this is translated from the coding sequence ATGAACAAGATCGCTCTCGCCGTCATGCTGCTCGGCACCCTCGCAGCTGTCCTGACTGGAACCGCCCACGAGTCGGACAGCAGCCAAAAAGCCAACACATTTAAAGTCAGACACATCCCCCTCACTCAAGAGTTCATCCAAGCAGGCACCCCCATCATCGACATTCGCACCCAACAGGAATGGAAGGAAACCGGAATTGTGCCTGGCTCCCACTTACTGACATTTTTCAACGAAGACGGCAGTCATGACGAACTGAAATTCATGAACAGACTCCTGAAGATAGCCGACCCCGAAACTCCCTTTGCCATCCTCTGCCGCTCGGGCAACCGCTCGGAAAAAGTCAGCCGCTTTCTGGCCAGCAAAGGCTTCCGGTCCGTCATCGACATTTACGAGGGGATAAAGGGCGGGATATCCCGCGGAGTCGCCCTTGAACCCTACACAGACACCCCTAAGCCCAAGGAGGTAAAACCATGA
- a CDS encoding peptidylprolyl isomerase: protein MFKAAAGDTVKVHYTGKLTDGTLFDTSTDKEPLQFIIGKHEVIAGFEEAAIGMVMGEKKSVVIPPEKGYGHAKPELLEQVERKDLPEDLGLKVGGQLEITRHDNTAFYVMITELTDTHVTLDANHPLAGKDLVFDIEMLEIKQKKK from the coding sequence ATGTTCAAAGCCGCTGCTGGCGATACGGTCAAGGTTCATTACACGGGCAAACTCACCGATGGCACCCTGTTCGATACCTCGACGGACAAGGAGCCTCTGCAATTCATTATCGGCAAGCATGAGGTCATTGCCGGGTTTGAGGAGGCGGCTATCGGCATGGTCATGGGAGAGAAGAAATCCGTGGTTATCCCGCCGGAGAAGGGCTACGGCCATGCCAAACCGGAACTGCTGGAGCAGGTGGAGCGCAAGGATCTGCCCGAGGATCTGGGGCTGAAGGTGGGGGGGCAACTGGAGATTACCCGCCATGACAACACGGCCTTTTATGTCATGATCACCGAGCTGACCGATACCCATGTCACGCTGGATGCCAATCATCCCCTGGCGGGTAAGGATTTGGTGTTTGATATTGAGATGTTGGAGATTAAGCAGAAGAAAAAGTAG
- a CDS encoding class I SAM-dependent methyltransferase: MKPTAPNPNYDFRRCKYCGSFAAQPLYRLARQTIYRCSQCDFHALDRLDPIVPRSGHDEEKPLDERSRQYMERRMQDVDPLLPLRLQLVREQRPLAGARLLDIGAGTGQFMQRMSEEGVQARGLEPSDLRRQFAHLKFGLELEAETVETFGTQQEHQNAFDLVTLWDVIEHVNFPVETLEGARHCLKPGGYLFIDTPSRDALSYRLSEGAYRLSGGKVTLFLDSFYEPVPYGHKQIFRPQQLVDLVEKVGFRVIRQDSGFLPPGNWLQSLLRPRNRIVLICQRPAA; encoded by the coding sequence ATGAAGCCGACTGCCCCCAACCCTAACTATGACTTCCGGCGCTGCAAATACTGCGGTTCTTTCGCAGCGCAGCCCCTCTATCGCCTGGCCCGTCAGACGATCTACCGCTGTTCGCAATGTGATTTTCATGCCCTCGACCGGCTTGATCCCATCGTTCCCAGGTCAGGCCACGACGAAGAAAAGCCTTTGGATGAACGGTCACGGCAGTATATGGAGAGACGGATGCAGGACGTCGATCCCCTGCTCCCCCTGCGCCTGCAGCTGGTGCGGGAGCAGCGGCCGCTGGCGGGAGCACGGCTGCTCGATATTGGGGCGGGAACGGGTCAATTTATGCAGCGGATGAGCGAGGAAGGCGTCCAGGCCCGCGGTCTGGAGCCCAGCGACCTGCGACGGCAGTTTGCCCACCTGAAATTCGGCCTGGAGTTGGAGGCAGAGACCGTCGAAACCTTCGGCACCCAGCAGGAGCACCAGAACGCCTTCGACCTGGTGACCCTTTGGGACGTTATCGAACATGTGAATTTTCCCGTGGAAACGCTGGAGGGAGCCCGGCACTGTCTCAAACCGGGAGGGTATCTTTTCATCGACACCCCCTCGCGGGATGCCCTCTCCTACCGCCTGAGCGAAGGGGCTTACCGCTTATCCGGTGGCAAGGTGACCCTCTTTCTGGACAGCTTTTACGAGCCGGTACCCTACGGCCACAAGCAGATCTTCCGACCGCAGCAACTGGTCGACCTTGTCGAGAAGGTCGGCTTTCGGGTCATCCGGCAGGACAGCGGTTTTCTCCCACCCGGCAACTGGCTGCAGTCCCTGCTCAGACCGCGGAACCGCATCGTGCTGATCTGCCAGCGTCCAGCGGCCTAG
- a CDS encoding response regulator, protein MNLEALKSISIVCVDDEQDALDQMYLALNSFCKKTVCVTSAEKALQAIEEEPPDIVLTDVRMAGSTGLELLAAVKKQHPGIAVIIVSAHSESEYLLDAIRLKADGYLLKPLNLYEMLELLSGVASQKMMRKELDLKNFLLKMLNSIGGKRVQIIEYIISHLDDDLMFHGTYDEVAEALSASKPTVVNAFQILLENKILVRVKNGLYKMTMDLSGTKGT, encoded by the coding sequence GTGAATCTTGAAGCTCTGAAAAGCATAAGCATCGTCTGCGTCGATGACGAGCAGGACGCTCTGGACCAGATGTATCTGGCCCTGAACAGTTTCTGCAAAAAAACCGTCTGTGTCACCAGCGCCGAAAAGGCCCTGCAGGCCATTGAGGAGGAACCGCCGGATATCGTGCTCACCGATGTGCGCATGGCGGGAAGTACGGGGCTCGAACTTCTTGCGGCCGTGAAGAAGCAGCACCCCGGCATCGCCGTCATCATCGTCTCGGCTCATTCGGAATCGGAATACCTGCTCGACGCGATTCGCCTCAAGGCGGACGGCTACCTGCTGAAGCCGCTCAACCTCTATGAAATGCTGGAGCTGCTTTCCGGTGTCGCGTCACAGAAGATGATGAGAAAAGAACTCGATCTTAAGAATTTCCTGCTGAAGATGCTCAACTCCATCGGCGGCAAGCGGGTTCAGATCATCGAGTACATCATCAGCCATCTCGATGACGATCTCATGTTTCACGGTACCTACGACGAAGTGGCCGAAGCCCTGAGTGCCAGCAAGCCCACCGTCGTCAACGCTTTCCAGATTCTGCTGGAGAACAAAATCCTGGTGCGGGTCAAAAACGGTCTTTACAAGATGACCATGGATCTGAGTGGTACCAAGGGAACCTGA
- the dsbI gene encoding protein-disulfide oxidoreductase DsbI — protein sequence MKLIQQWWQDLRSEPIPTIARWQDSRFLWLLMAGMSLFMVILAHSVFQKWLYMKPCEQCVYIRFAFFAMVIGGFVAAINPKNAVLKVIGYVFAIYGSVKGLLWSLKLNKIHHVAHSDDPFGVQGCSTDPSFPFGLPLAEWSPEWFKPTGDCGFDNPIVPDGAVLSSMQQWLVDFYRDGWYLWPPSHFMNMAQCTVITFGVILLVLIICAAAWIIHSIRGKKAGV from the coding sequence GTGAAACTCATTCAACAGTGGTGGCAAGACCTCCGCTCCGAACCGATCCCGACGATTGCCCGATGGCAGGACAGCCGCTTTCTGTGGCTGCTGATGGCCGGCATGAGTCTCTTCATGGTGATCCTGGCCCACTCGGTCTTCCAGAAATGGCTGTACATGAAGCCCTGCGAGCAGTGCGTCTACATCCGCTTCGCCTTCTTCGCCATGGTTATCGGGGGCTTTGTAGCCGCTATTAACCCCAAAAACGCTGTCCTCAAAGTCATCGGCTACGTCTTCGCCATCTATGGCAGCGTCAAGGGACTGCTCTGGAGCCTGAAGCTGAACAAGATTCACCATGTAGCACACAGCGATGATCCTTTCGGGGTACAGGGCTGCTCCACCGACCCAAGCTTTCCCTTCGGCCTGCCCCTGGCCGAATGGTCCCCCGAGTGGTTCAAGCCGACGGGTGACTGCGGTTTTGACAACCCCATCGTTCCAGACGGGGCCGTTTTAAGCAGCATGCAGCAGTGGCTGGTCGATTTCTACCGCGACGGCTGGTATCTGTGGCCCCCCTCGCACTTCATGAATATGGCCCAGTGCACCGTCATCACCTTTGGTGTGATTCTGCTGGTGCTGATTATCTGCGCCGCCGCCTGGATCATCCACAGTATCCGCGGCAAAAAAGCAGGAGTGTAA
- a CDS encoding aryl-sulfate sulfotransferase — MKIGKTLGAVLLAALVASMAPSAAMAIGGASGAKVDYQVQGQIGEIIVNPYDIAPLTAIIKNGGYLIKDATVRIVPKKDGQEIKYNVAPKHLLTHGGIPVFGLYPDHVNTVEVEYSKLNSGKWDRVNESYTIYAAPVYSEPNATKTLKAAFFSSANIKKVDSEFSDRLYFVNNFMHKAGKGTRVVWNNPTGGALEWNYYPQNFIIDTKGDIRWYMNANPIYDLKSIYNAGVMMGFKQNADGAMTWGFGQRYVKYDILGKEVFNRELPAGYNDFSHSFDLSPNGNYFLRVASSNLKRPDGKNVRTVRDVIIEVEPSSGAVLDEWRLFDILDPYRDVNMKVLDQGAVCLNIDASQAGHTMSAEDLAKQDQNDNFGDIVGVGPGRNWAHINSVDHDAEDDSIILSSRHQSAMIKVGRDKQVKWILGSPEGWKKEFQDKLLTPVDSKGRKISCGETGSKCPGYENDQGGFDWTWTQHTAFKIDSKSKGDILYLSAFDNGDSRGMEQPALPSMKYSRAVIYKIDQKKMTVEQIWEFGKERGNEWYSPVTSLTEYQTDKNSVFVYSAVAGADFDIATGAFLTDPNPFIMEFKYGAKEPSVEIQLMDTTGYQAMPFSVEKAFVK; from the coding sequence ATGAAAATCGGGAAGACATTAGGCGCAGTCTTATTGGCGGCCCTTGTCGCCAGCATGGCTCCCAGTGCAGCCATGGCCATCGGTGGCGCCAGCGGCGCAAAAGTTGATTATCAGGTGCAAGGTCAGATTGGCGAAATCATCGTCAACCCCTATGACATCGCGCCCTTGACCGCCATCATTAAAAACGGCGGCTACCTCATCAAGGATGCCACAGTTCGGATCGTCCCAAAAAAAGACGGCCAGGAAATCAAATACAACGTCGCCCCCAAGCATCTTCTGACCCACGGGGGTATCCCGGTCTTCGGCCTCTATCCGGATCACGTCAATACGGTCGAAGTTGAATACTCCAAGCTGAACAGTGGCAAATGGGACCGCGTCAACGAGAGCTACACCATTTATGCGGCGCCCGTCTATTCAGAGCCAAATGCCACCAAGACGCTCAAGGCGGCCTTCTTCTCCTCGGCCAATATCAAAAAAGTCGACAGCGAATTCAGTGACCGGCTCTACTTTGTCAACAACTTCATGCATAAGGCTGGCAAGGGTACCCGTGTGGTCTGGAACAACCCCACCGGCGGCGCCTTGGAGTGGAACTATTATCCTCAGAATTTCATCATCGACACCAAAGGCGATATCCGCTGGTACATGAACGCAAATCCCATCTACGACCTGAAGTCCATCTACAACGCCGGCGTCATGATGGGATTCAAACAGAACGCCGACGGCGCCATGACCTGGGGTTTCGGCCAGCGCTATGTAAAGTATGACATCCTGGGGAAAGAAGTATTCAACCGCGAGCTGCCGGCCGGATACAACGACTTCTCCCACTCCTTTGACCTTTCGCCCAACGGCAATTACTTTTTGCGGGTCGCCAGCTCCAACCTCAAGCGCCCCGACGGCAAGAATGTCCGCACCGTCCGCGACGTCATTATCGAAGTTGAACCCAGCAGCGGCGCTGTGCTGGACGAGTGGCGGCTTTTCGACATTCTTGACCCCTATCGCGACGTCAATATGAAGGTTCTGGATCAGGGCGCCGTATGTCTGAATATTGACGCCAGCCAGGCGGGTCACACCATGAGTGCTGAAGATCTGGCCAAGCAAGACCAAAATGACAACTTCGGCGACATCGTCGGGGTCGGACCGGGCCGGAACTGGGCTCACATAAACAGCGTCGACCATGACGCCGAAGACGATTCGATCATCCTCAGCTCCCGTCACCAGTCGGCCATGATCAAGGTCGGTCGCGACAAGCAGGTCAAATGGATTCTAGGCAGCCCGGAAGGCTGGAAGAAAGAATTCCAGGACAAGCTCCTGACCCCGGTCGATTCCAAAGGCCGTAAGATCTCCTGCGGCGAAACGGGATCCAAGTGCCCCGGCTATGAAAACGACCAAGGCGGCTTTGACTGGACCTGGACCCAGCATACGGCCTTTAAAATCGACAGCAAATCCAAAGGCGACATTCTTTATCTGAGCGCCTTTGACAACGGCGACAGCCGCGGCATGGAGCAGCCTGCCCTGCCGAGCATGAAGTACTCCCGTGCCGTTATCTACAAAATCGACCAGAAGAAAATGACGGTCGAGCAGATCTGGGAATTCGGCAAGGAACGCGGCAATGAGTGGTACAGCCCCGTCACCTCGCTGACGGAATACCAGACAGACAAAAACTCCGTCTTTGTTTACTCGGCCGTTGCCGGCGCTGATTTCGACATCGCTACCGGGGCGTTCCTGACCGACCCCAACCCGTTCATCATGGAATTCAAGTACGGGGCCAAGGAACCTTCCGTTGAAATCCAGCTCATGGATACAACGGGCTACCAGGCCATGCCCTTCAGTGTAGAGAAAGCGTTCGTCAAATAA
- a CDS encoding thiol:disulfide interchange protein DsbA/DsbL, with amino-acid sequence MKRKLFQTLIAAIALVAIFAGSGFAFTEGTDYLVLEKPIPNAQNTLIKVFSYDCPFCYKYDKAVTPKVVPQLPADVTFRPFHLKTKGKYGEQGTKLFAVLLAKDQANGLSDKDLYSDKSLLKKAKMAYYQAYHDKKERWDAGADAYLKTGLDAVGMSKSEFEEGLKDPKAQALIAEWEASYDVAKIQGIPGFVVNGKYLIYTKSIKSVDGMLQLINELLKK; translated from the coding sequence ATGAAACGCAAACTGTTCCAAACCCTGATCGCCGCCATCGCCCTGGTCGCCATCTTTGCCGGTTCCGGTTTCGCCTTCACCGAAGGCACCGACTACCTGGTACTGGAGAAACCGATCCCCAACGCCCAGAACACTCTCATCAAGGTTTTCAGCTACGACTGCCCCTTCTGCTACAAGTACGATAAGGCCGTCACCCCCAAGGTAGTCCCCCAGCTTCCGGCCGATGTGACCTTCCGCCCCTTCCATTTGAAAACCAAAGGCAAATATGGCGAACAAGGAACCAAGCTCTTCGCCGTACTGCTCGCCAAGGATCAAGCCAACGGGCTTTCCGACAAGGACCTCTACAGCGACAAGTCCCTGCTGAAGAAGGCCAAGATGGCTTATTACCAGGCCTATCATGACAAGAAGGAGCGCTGGGATGCCGGTGCGGATGCTTATCTGAAAACCGGCCTGGATGCTGTCGGCATGAGCAAATCGGAGTTTGAGGAGGGGCTGAAGGATCCCAAAGCGCAAGCCCTTATTGCCGAATGGGAAGCGTCCTACGACGTAGCCAAGATCCAGGGCATTCCCGGCTTTGTGGTCAACGGCAAATATCTCATCTACACCAAGAGCATCAAATCCGTGGACGGCATGTTGCAGCTGATTAACGAACTGCTGAAGAAGTAA
- a CDS encoding ABC transporter ATP-binding protein, producing MKNPPLSSENNPPSKHLLDLFRYSRRALELVWTTSRHLALVFAALTLVAGVLPAAVAWIGQLIVDGVVAAIAQHQLTGSADTRAILWLVAAEAGVVALIAGSQRGISTCQALLRALMGQRINLMILEKALTLKLAHFEDSEFYDKLTRARREASTRPLSLVTRTFGLVQNGISLASYGVLLVQFSPWTVLILLAGGIPEFLAEAKFSGDKFRLFRWRSPETRMQMYLETVLAREDYAKEVKLFRLGPKLLQRYRAIFAKLFAEDRKLTLRRDSWGFALGLIGTAAFYGAYGWIALSAIRGDISLGQMTMYLLLFRQGQSAVSASLSAISGMYEDNLYLSNLYEYLEQKVPAVEGELRQGPQPGDGVRFEQVSFSYPGSEEPALQNVSLHLKPGDSLALVGENGSGKTTLIKLLTRLYRPTSGRILLDGLDLQQWNGDALRARIGVIFQDFGRYQFLVGENIGAGDIEHFEDRQRWEQAADMGMAKEFIDKLPQRYDTQLGKWFKNGRELSGGQWQKIALARAFMRTQADILVLDEPTATMDAAAEATIFEHFRELSRGKMTILISHRFSTVRMADQIVVIDKGHLVERGSHEELMKLGGQYAYLFSLQAEGYR from the coding sequence GTGAAAAATCCGCCGCTGTCCTCCGAAAACAATCCCCCGTCGAAGCACCTTCTCGACCTTTTCCGCTACAGCCGCCGCGCCCTTGAGCTGGTGTGGACGACCAGTCGCCACCTGGCCCTGGTCTTCGCCGCGCTGACTCTGGTCGCCGGCGTGCTCCCTGCCGCCGTCGCCTGGATTGGTCAGTTGATCGTCGATGGCGTGGTAGCGGCCATCGCTCAGCATCAGCTCACCGGCAGCGCCGATACACGGGCCATCCTTTGGCTCGTGGCCGCCGAGGCAGGCGTGGTGGCCCTCATCGCAGGTTCACAGCGCGGCATTTCCACGTGCCAGGCGCTGCTGCGGGCGCTGATGGGGCAACGCATCAACCTGATGATTCTGGAAAAAGCCCTGACGTTGAAGCTGGCTCATTTCGAGGATTCGGAATTCTACGACAAGCTCACCCGGGCCCGGCGTGAGGCTTCGACCCGCCCCTTGAGCCTGGTTACCCGCACCTTTGGGCTGGTCCAGAACGGCATCTCCCTGGCCAGTTACGGCGTCCTCCTGGTGCAGTTCTCGCCCTGGACGGTTCTCATCCTGCTGGCCGGCGGCATCCCCGAATTCCTGGCCGAGGCGAAATTTTCCGGTGACAAGTTCCGCCTCTTTCGCTGGCGCTCGCCGGAAACCCGCATGCAGATGTACCTCGAAACGGTGCTGGCGCGGGAAGACTATGCCAAGGAAGTCAAACTCTTCCGCCTGGGGCCCAAACTGCTGCAACGTTATCGGGCCATCTTCGCCAAACTCTTTGCGGAAGATCGCAAACTGACCCTGCGCCGTGACAGTTGGGGCTTCGCTCTGGGGCTCATCGGCACCGCCGCTTTTTACGGCGCCTATGGCTGGATTGCCCTGTCGGCCATCCGTGGCGATATCAGTCTGGGCCAGATGACTATGTACCTGCTGCTGTTCCGGCAGGGGCAGTCGGCGGTGTCGGCAAGTTTGTCGGCCATCAGCGGTATGTACGAGGACAATCTTTACCTGTCGAATCTGTATGAGTACCTGGAGCAGAAGGTTCCGGCCGTTGAGGGCGAATTACGGCAGGGGCCGCAGCCGGGGGACGGCGTGCGTTTCGAGCAGGTCAGCTTCAGTTACCCCGGCAGTGAGGAGCCGGCCCTGCAGAATGTCAGCCTGCATTTGAAACCAGGGGACAGTCTGGCTCTGGTCGGCGAGAACGGCTCGGGCAAGACCACCCTGATCAAGCTGCTTACCCGCCTCTATCGACCCACCTCCGGCCGCATTCTGCTCGATGGCCTCGACCTGCAGCAGTGGAATGGAGATGCCCTGCGGGCCCGCATCGGGGTCATCTTTCAGGATTTCGGCCGCTACCAGTTTCTGGTCGGCGAGAATATCGGCGCCGGCGACATCGAGCACTTCGAAGACCGGCAACGCTGGGAACAGGCTGCTGACATGGGGATGGCGAAAGAGTTTATCGACAAGCTGCCGCAGCGGTACGATACCCAGCTGGGCAAGTGGTTTAAAAACGGTCGCGAACTCTCCGGTGGCCAGTGGCAGAAAATCGCCCTGGCCCGCGCATTCATGCGAACCCAGGCCGATATCCTGGTGCTCGACGAGCCTACCGCCACCATGGACGCCGCCGCCGAAGCCACGATTTTCGAACACTTCCGCGAGCTCAGCCGCGGCAAGATGACGATACTCATCTCCCACCGCTTCTCCACCGTGCGCATGGCCGACCAGATCGTTGTCATCGACAAGGGACACCTTGTCGAGCGCGGCAGCCATGAAGAATTGATGAAGCTTGGCGGCCAGTATGCCTATCTCTTCTCTCTGCAGGCAGAAGGATATCGCTGA
- a CDS encoding bacteriohemerythrin — MAAFMEWNDKISVGIEELDEQHKQLLDLINRLYDAMISGEQKLQVARDVLNELMQYTIVHFAVEESLFRIFNYPDYEAHCAHHQELRAQVVDINRKVQSGEKMITPELLGFLRKWLSNHIMGEDKVYAPFLLERGLKKNWEKKGWIGKIWSAVR, encoded by the coding sequence ATGGCCGCATTCATGGAGTGGAACGACAAAATCAGCGTGGGAATCGAGGAACTTGATGAGCAGCACAAGCAGTTGCTCGACCTGATCAATCGTCTTTATGACGCCATGATTTCAGGGGAGCAGAAACTGCAGGTTGCCAGGGATGTCCTCAATGAGCTCATGCAGTACACCATCGTCCATTTTGCCGTGGAGGAGTCTCTCTTCCGGATTTTCAACTATCCCGATTATGAAGCGCATTGTGCTCACCACCAGGAGTTGCGCGCTCAGGTTGTCGACATCAACCGCAAGGTGCAGAGCGGGGAAAAGATGATCACTCCTGAACTGCTGGGTTTTCTGCGCAAATGGTTGAGCAACCATATCATGGGTGAAGACAAGGTCTATGCGCCCTTTCTGCTGGAGCGCGGACTGAAAAAGAACTGGGAGAAAAAAGGCTGGATCGGCAAGATCTGGTCGGCGGTGCGCTGA
- a CDS encoding transporter: protein MKVFRFVPALCLLLALSVCSQAFADGGTPKPFGCVGAAFGPAGTGFPVGKFAAVVNYMFAETDGVRLNDNEINDNVKLTKHVGIIKFRYGIAPGLDVRTATPIYDVDADLPGGQTAHYGWLGDTTVVLHKVVMNQGKGNPFSLAFDLGVVLPTADGGRDNNNFTGNQAWGAGAGVGLTYFLGANRFDQEFNYYTFSEAEDNYRKPDRFRCYTGWAHALSKSFDIGAESNFEWNGESETFDQSQDDARREWYVGPKMVFKHQQSGTVLGALFTLPVYRDYDSPCPSDGYRFELKLVKVF from the coding sequence ATGAAGGTCTTTCGTTTTGTACCGGCCCTTTGCCTGCTGTTGGCTTTGTCTGTATGCAGTCAGGCCTTTGCCGATGGAGGCACCCCTAAACCATTCGGCTGCGTGGGCGCAGCCTTCGGACCGGCTGGCACGGGCTTCCCGGTCGGCAAATTCGCAGCGGTGGTTAACTACATGTTCGCTGAAACGGACGGCGTACGTTTGAATGACAACGAGATAAACGACAATGTCAAACTGACCAAACACGTAGGCATCATCAAGTTCCGTTACGGTATCGCCCCGGGACTGGACGTTCGCACGGCCACCCCCATTTACGATGTGGACGCCGATCTGCCGGGAGGACAGACAGCTCACTATGGTTGGCTCGGTGATACCACCGTGGTTCTGCACAAGGTGGTCATGAACCAAGGCAAGGGCAATCCCTTCAGTCTGGCTTTTGATCTCGGCGTCGTCCTGCCAACCGCAGACGGAGGACGGGACAATAACAATTTCACCGGGAATCAGGCCTGGGGCGCCGGGGCCGGTGTCGGCCTGACGTACTTCCTGGGAGCCAACCGCTTCGACCAGGAATTCAACTATTACACCTTCAGTGAAGCAGAGGACAACTACCGCAAGCCTGACCGCTTCCGCTGCTACACCGGTTGGGCACATGCCCTCAGCAAGTCCTTCGACATCGGAGCGGAATCGAACTTTGAGTGGAATGGTGAAAGTGAAACTTTTGACCAGAGTCAGGATGATGCCAGAAGGGAATGGTATGTCGGGCCCAAGATGGTCTTTAAGCACCAGCAGTCGGGAACGGTGCTGGGTGCATTGTTCACCTTGCCCGTATACCGAGACTACGACAGCCCCTGTCCTTCCGATGGGTACCGCTTTGAGCTTAAGCTGGTGAAAGTATTCTGA
- a CDS encoding ATP-binding protein yields the protein MTSLITGFFEKNKNRIVGVTFILTFCMFCFFSLMDLNKRVRDYHFFAQKINGIIQEIHDSETNYTNLRITNFINSLVDEHQVATLILSKDKIAIEAALGHVYSDFRYRSVPVASIAVVDLEGELLFNQVDPVFRPHDHRLESISLREAFSTGKKVYGFETGTGLLHYDIAMPVISPDSQKVVGAVEIAIHPDWFHFRVGGALGNVKTAIIANGGLVIDDQGFSSAFEPYRAIFAHEKRKSDVAFFEMIADRLDLSQDLIEQKIGHEHYLVSTSQKLRNPLGEQVGVLLVAYDMTDFRDRQWGYFYLWVLFFACTSLVMFLISYFGFRKYDQIISAQGKKLAHRSKQCALGEMLSYIGHQWRQPLNALSLTIQNIELQSQLGKLDDALVKNQVGAANRNIQYLTTIIEDWRSLLTSGTTRQLIELSDSVSRAIGIVHPVLERDRIFVANRINGPVHTHGFVNDLVQLTVNVLLNAKDALISREEDRLILLSSRQENGLVVVEFQDNGGGIPPKLLNKVFEPYLTTKEDTSGTGLGLYLCRQIAENLDQGAVWAENREFEFEGKRYQGACICLKFKATSEENSCES from the coding sequence ATGACATCATTAATTACCGGATTTTTTGAGAAAAACAAGAACCGCATCGTGGGGGTCACCTTCATCCTGACCTTCTGCATGTTCTGCTTTTTTTCCTTGATGGACCTGAATAAGAGGGTAAGGGACTATCATTTTTTTGCCCAAAAGATTAACGGCATTATCCAAGAGATTCATGACAGCGAGACCAACTACACCAACTTGCGCATTACCAACTTTATTAACTCGCTGGTTGATGAACACCAGGTTGCCACCCTGATACTCAGTAAGGACAAGATCGCCATTGAGGCGGCATTAGGGCACGTCTATAGCGATTTTCGCTATCGCTCCGTGCCGGTCGCCAGCATCGCGGTTGTTGATCTTGAGGGAGAATTGCTCTTTAACCAGGTCGATCCAGTCTTTCGCCCCCATGATCATCGCCTCGAATCCATAAGCCTCCGGGAAGCCTTTTCGACGGGAAAAAAGGTTTACGGCTTTGAAACCGGTACAGGCCTTTTGCATTATGATATCGCCATGCCGGTTATCAGCCCAGACAGTCAAAAAGTGGTTGGTGCTGTCGAAATCGCTATCCATCCAGACTGGTTTCATTTCAGGGTGGGCGGGGCTTTGGGTAATGTCAAGACCGCTATCATCGCCAATGGTGGTCTCGTAATTGACGACCAGGGTTTTTCCTCTGCTTTTGAGCCATACCGGGCAATATTTGCCCATGAAAAGCGAAAAAGTGACGTCGCTTTTTTTGAGATGATTGCGGACAGGCTCGACCTGTCCCAAGATCTTATTGAACAGAAAATCGGCCATGAGCATTACCTCGTCAGCACCAGCCAGAAGCTTAGGAATCCCTTGGGCGAACAGGTTGGTGTTTTGCTGGTTGCGTATGACATGACGGATTTTCGGGATCGGCAGTGGGGCTACTTTTACCTCTGGGTCCTGTTCTTTGCCTGCACCTCCCTGGTCATGTTCCTCATCAGCTATTTCGGCTTCAGAAAATACGACCAGATCATCTCCGCCCAGGGGAAAAAACTGGCCCATCGCTCCAAGCAGTGCGCCTTGGGCGAAATGCTCAGCTATATCGGCCACCAGTGGCGCCAGCCGCTGAATGCCCTGTCGCTGACCATTCAGAACATCGAGCTGCAGAGCCAGTTGGGCAAACTCGATGATGCCCTCGTTAAGAACCAGGTGGGGGCGGCCAACAGAAACATCCAGTACCTGACCACCATCATCGAGGATTGGCGGTCTTTGCTGACGTCGGGAACGACCCGCCAGCTTATCGAACTGTCCGACTCGGTCAGCCGCGCCATCGGTATTGTCCATCCGGTTCTTGAGCGCGATCGCATTTTTGTTGCGAACCGCATCAACGGTCCCGTTCATACGCACGGTTTCGTCAACGATCTGGTGCAGCTCACCGTCAATGTTCTGCTGAACGCCAAGGACGCCCTGATCAGCCGCGAGGAAGATCGGCTGATTCTGCTGTCCTCCCGCCAGGAAAACGGTTTGGTAGTTGTGGAGTTTCAGGACAACGGCGGCGGCATTCCGCCCAAGCTGCTGAACAAAGTTTTCGAGCCGTACCTGACTACCAAAGAGGATACTTCGGGAACGGGACTGGGCCTCTACCTGTGTCGGCAGATCGCCGAGAACCTTGATCAGGGGGCGGTGTGGGCCGAAAATCGTGAATTCGAATTCGAAGGCAAGCGCTACCAAGGCGCCTGCATCTGTCTGAAATTTAAAGCCACAAGCGAGGAGAACTCTTGTGAATCTTGA